Proteins found in one Salvia splendens isolate huo1 chromosome 10, SspV2, whole genome shotgun sequence genomic segment:
- the LOC121752833 gene encoding calcium-transporting ATPase 12, plasma membrane-type-like, with product MLQSEEYLVTREILAEAVERNCRDALDHYGGIEYIASALRTNIEVGIVGDAADLKSRCEAFGSNMPTSQPQPHSIKRILQDALRDTTIILLLCCVMLSLAIGIKINGAAEVLVVRNGLVDAILESELVVGDIVWLSTGDRIPADGIFVNGDDSFKLNADLEVDYYRRPSLFTGGEVSQGRCCMLVTSVGDNTERNRLMRSIRDDHRFQLLDAIEKTSSKFDKIWLSLWLVLLVVQFVRCFVAKKVQADKDPKGVKNKMEDLMKEVVKKERLKAKGLFSMLLVLVFASREGLPLALFVSLSYASHRIKSCKATVGRLQASATVGLITTICATGLVLKHSDLAELWIGFDLVHHNLQGDAQLVETLCQGILLHTSPNGCFEEICLLSWARAVLGLTNTETECYYNFSSTVRYQMAANLWCSILESECQVEDKVVVHVHWSGPPDSILPICSHYYTLQGNIETIDALKATAFKQLLAPYGQCCFAFER from the exons ATGCTGCAGAGTGAAGAATACTTGGTCACTCGAGAAATTCTGGCAGAAGCAGTTGAAAGAAACTGCAGAGACGCCCTTGACCACTACGGCGGCATCGAATACATTGCTTCTGCGTTGAGAACAAATATCGAAGTCGGAATCGTAGGCGATGCAGCCGACCTTAAATCCCGGTGTGAAGCCTTTGGTTCAAACATGCCTACTTCACAGCCACAGCCTCATAGCATAAAACGCATCCTGCAGGATGCTTTACGGGACACCACTATCATTCTCTTGTTGTGTTGTGTGATGCTTTCGTTGGCCATTGGCATCAAGATCAATGGAGCAGCAGAGG TTTTGGTTGTGAGGAATGGCTTGGTTGATGCGATCCTGGAATCCGAGCTCGTTGTTGGCGACATTGTGTGGTTGAGTACCGGTGATCGAATCCCTGCTGATGGCATTTTCGTAAACGGGGATGATTCGTTTAAGCTCAATGCTGATTTGGAGGTGGATTATTACCGGCGCCCTTCTCTGTTTACCGGCGGGGAAGTGTCTCAAGGCCGGTGCTGTATGCTCGTGACGTCGGTGGGCGACAACACTGAGAGAAACAGGCTAATGAGAAGTATTAGGGATGATCATCGCTTTCAACTGTTGGATGCTATTGAGAAAACCAGCTCTAAATTTGATAAGATTTGGCTGAGCCTTTGGCTGGTCCTTCTGGTGGTGCAGTTCGTCCGTTGTTTCGTTGCGAAGAAGGTTCAGGCTGATAAGGATCCCAAGGGAGTGAAGAACAAAATGGAGGATTTGATGAAGGAAGTGGTGAAGAAGGAGAGGTTGAAGGCCAAGGGCTTATTTTCGATGCTATTGGTGCTCGTCTTCGCGAGCAGAGAGGGCTTACCTTTAGCCCTCTTCGTCTCCTTGTCGTACGCCTCTCACAGAATCAAGTCTTGCAAGGCCACTGTAGGGCGGCTTCAAGCTAGCGCCACGGTCGGCTTGATCACCACTATCTGCGCCACCGGTTTAGTTTTGAAGCATTCAGATCTGGCGGAATTGTGGATCGGTTTTGACCTCGTTCACCATAATCTTCAAGGGGACGCGCAACTTGTCGAAACTTTGTGCCAAGGAATATTACTCCACACATCACCCAATGGGTGTTTTGAGGAAATATGTCTTCTTAGTTGGGCCAGGGCTGTGCTGGGACTTACTAACACGGAGACGGAGTGCTATTATAACTTCTCATCCACGGTTCGATACCAAATGGCTGCGAATTTATGGTGTTCAATTCTAGAAAGCGAATGCCAAGTCGAAGATAAAGTAGTGGTGCATGTCCACTGGAGCGGACCGCCAGACTCCATCCTGCCAATTTGTTCCCATTACTACACCTTACAGGGTAATATCGAAACCATAGACGCGCTCAAGGCCACGGCCTTTAAACAACTACTCGCTCCATACGGCCAATGTTGCTTCGCTTTTGAGCGATAA